ACATCCTGCGGCAATCGCCCCCATAGCCAGAGCTTCATTACCCTGACAGAAAGCCAGTTTACCCATTGTTCTCCGCCTCCTTTACGGTGATAGCCAGATCGGGGCACATATTCTCACACTGACGACATCCTATGCACTTAGCCATCTCAAAGGGCTCCGCTTTCTGTCTCTCATCAAGTGCCAATACCTTCTTGGGACAGATATCGATACAAAGAGAACAACCTTTGCACCATGGCTTGTTGATGATAACCTCAAATGCCTTCGCCAAAGAATTCACCTCCAAAAGATGCCGTTCCCCCTGGAACGGTTCGTACAGACGCAAATCTATTTAGAAAAATTCCCTAATCCGGGACTTCTATAATAGCGTGCTTGAATCTCATGGGGCGACCTAACCTCAACTCTGTGTAACCAAGCTGTCTCCCCTAGGGCAAAGCCGCCAATGCATATCAATTTATCTGTTTTAGAGGACGAAGCAAACCCGACAAGACTTCGTTCCTCCGTCACGACAAAACCAGCCGTAACATTTATATCCGACATAGCCGAGGAGAGTTCCTCTGGATCTCTTTCCCCTTCCGCAAATATCTCTTTAAACCCCGATTGACCGACAAAAAAGCCAGCACAGTAGACCGCACCTTGACCAGCGCGAATACAGGGTATAACAGTGTCTCCAACGGAAGGCCTAGCTGCTCTAGCCAGAGCTTCCAAAGGACTCAAAGGAACCACTGGAACATCAAGGCCCTTAGCAAGACCGATTCCGTAGGACAGGGCGACCCTTATACCGGTAAAATATCCTGGACCTACGGTCACCCCGATAGCGTCGATATTCTCGATAGAGGTCCCGGAGTTTTTCAGGAGAGAATCGACACAGGATGGCAGTAGAGACGCCTGAGATCTTCCTAAATCGACATTAAGCTCGGACACAGGCATTCCTTCGTCCACCAACCCGAGACAAGTAAATCGATTTGAGCAATCGATTGCCAAAATTCTGCGGATCATTGAATCTCCTCCAAACCAGCAAAGTCCAGATATCTAAGCCTGGTCCCACTATCCTCGTCCAGCGAAACTAGGGTAATTAGCCTAATTCCCTCGTCGAGGGAGTCAACTAGGTCCAGACTTTTAAGGACAGCCTTAAATCCTCCAAAAGGAGGGATGGATGTAAGTCTATCTGGCCACTCGACTACTACCACCCAGCCATCGTCGAGATATTCGTCAAGGCCCATAGACCGTGGGTCTGCTCGTTCAAGCCGATAAAAATCGGCGTGAGCAACGGGGATGTTCCCGTGATACTCGTTTATGAGGGTAAAAGACGGACTCTTAACACCTAGCCCTCCTAGACCGAAAACCAAGCCTCTGACAAAAGTCGTCTTGCCAGCCCCTAGGTCCCCTTCAAGGAGGACGATAGAGCCCGGTTGCACCGCAGAGGCCAGGCTAGCCCCTATATATTCGGTATCCTCCGGGGTTTTAGCTCGAAAAGATCGATTCACTTTCTGCACCGCCTCAGCACTATAACCACCACGAAAAGCACGAAGACAAACCCGATAGACGGTAAAATCATCCTACCGACGGCTATCTCTGGGTTGTGTAGTTTAGCTCCACCGATCATTCCAAGAGCGATGACCAGAGAGAGCAGGGACATCAATATCCCCTTTCTCTGTATTCGCTTGGTCTTTTTGATCTCCTCTTCCCAATTTACAGGACGACGGCCTCTCAAAATAAGCCCCCCAAAATATCAGGTATTTTATCCGCTATCTCGGAAGCTAACGCTCCGTCCATCGAACGGGTAGAAAGTAGCTCTCCCGATTTACCGTGTATCCATCCACCTAAAGCAGCGGCGTCAAAGGGAATACATCCTCTGGACCAAAGAGCTCCTATAGCTCCAGCGAGGACATCCCCCGAACCTGCCACCGAAAGAGTTGCGTTGCCCGAGGAGATAACTCCTCTAGCCTGTCTGGAACAGACCAGAGAGCCAGGACCTTTAAGCAGACAGGTACCGTATCTTCCTGCGAGAGATCCAGCGACCAGTAGACGCTGTTCGGATACCCTCTCTCTAGACCAGCCCATAAGCCTGGCTGCCTCCCCTTCATGGGGGGTTATAAGGACCTCTTTTGCGGGGGATAAGTCAGCCTCAGGCAGAAAAAACAGGCCATCTCCATCGACAACCACCGAAGAGAGGGAATTTGACCAAAACTCTGTGAAGATATCCCTGGATAGATCGGATCGTCCCAGCCCAGGTCCTAATACGGCCACAGAACAGGATGAACCCCATCTGCTTAGTATTTTGGGGATTTCCTTTTTTGAGTTTAGAGGCTCAAAAATAACCTCAGGTATACGTTGGACGTAAGGTCTCACCGAGTCAGGGGCAGCTAGAACACATACACCTGCTCCCGCCCTTAAAGCCCCTATGGAGGAGAGAGCGGCAGCCCCAGGATAACGGTCAGATCCGGCCACTAGGAGGACACTGCCTCTAGAGTATTTATGAGAATCGCAGGCGGTCTGGGGATAGGTCTTTCGGACGTATCCCTCGTCAACAAGGATCATCTCATCTTTGGCACAGTCAGTAATTCTATCCGAAGCGATCCCTATGTGCACGACTTCGACTTTACCGGAATACCTTTTACCAGGGTAGATCTCGTGACCTACCTTTTTTGAGACCATAGTAACCGTCAGGTCCGAGGAAACCGCCTTTCCTGAGACCGTGCCATCGTCCATATTGACCCCTGTAGGACCGTCCACGGAGAGCACAGGGGAAAAGCCGTCGATGGCCTGAACCGCCCTTAAAACTTGACCTCTCAGATCACCGGAAGCTCCGGTTCCGAGAAGAGCGTCCACCACCAAGGAAGACTCTGAAATCCTGTCTTTTATAAATTCATCGGAGACCGAGGACATCTCCACACAGGGGATATTCATCGACCTTAGGATCAAAAGATTGGTCAAAGACGCTCCTTTGACCTTCTTTTCGTCACCGGCTATAAACAAGAAAACCTTCCTGCCTAACCTGTCAAGGTGACGGGCCATAACCATACCGTCCCCTCCGTTACTCCCTACACCGGCCATTATAAGGACCGTATCACCTACGGAGGTCATAGAGGCAGCAAAGCCAGCACATGCCGATCCTGCGTTCTCCATCAGGATCTCCGATGGAATAGAGAACTCCTTTATGGCCTTTAAGTCTGCCTGTATAGAGAGGGAGGAGGAAGAAAGACGAGATATCTTAGTCATGACGAAAATCACCTTCCATAACTACGAAGGCCACAGCATAATCGCCTTCGTGACTCAGAGATAGATGAAATCGAGAGGAGGATATTTGTGCAAGAAACCCTTCATCAAGGGCTTTTAGGTTGAGTACCGGGCCAGAATCGGATCTGGAAACCGAGACGCTTTTGAAAGCTACCTTAGCCAAAGGCAGACCGGAAGCTTTAGAGAACGCCTCTCTCGCGGCAAAGGAGGAAGCAAGGTGCCTCGCAGGACAGTGTTTGGAAAACGCGTAATCGATCTCCTCGGAGGAAAAGACCCTGTTAACAAAATGATCGTCCCTGGAGAACCTTGACATTCTAGATATGCTACAAAGATCAACGCCAACTCCCAAAATCATCTGTCCGTTCACCCCCTCAGACAATACTATACTCCATTTCCTAAAAAGTACAATTCCCCATCGCAAAAAAGGTAGGAAAAAGATCTCTCTCAATAAAGGATATGATCGATTACGATATATCTTGATATACAAAATAGTTTAAAAAAAAGCGCCCCAAAAGGGCGCATAAATACATGGTGGGTGGTAGAGGAATTGAACCTCTGACCTCTTCCGTGTCAGGGAAGCGTTCTACCTCTGAACTAACCACCCAAGGCGATATATTGAATTGTAAAAAGAAAACCTATAGCTAAAGTTGACTAAATGGTGGGTGGTAGAGGAATTGAACCTCTGACCTCTTCCGTGTCAGGGAAGCGTTCTACCTCTGAACTAACCACCCGCCAACGCTAAGAGATTTTACAGTGGATTATCCTCTTTGTCAATCTTTATCGCTAGGATTCGACGATAACTTCTCCCTGAGAGCCTCACCAACCTGCCTACTTTTTTCGGTTGCCTTGACAACACCGTCTATTATGGAGGTTCTCAATCCTCCAGCCTCCAGCACCCTGAGAGCGTCTATGGTCGTCCCAGCAGGAGTACATACCCTGTCTTTATAGGCCCCAGGATGGTCTCCGCCTTTGAGAACCAGTTCAGAAGATCCGATCAAGGTCATGGCAGCTGCACTCAAAGACACCTCTGCGGAAAGCCCCGAGGCCAGCCCTCCCTGGATAAACGATTCTAGAATGGTAAACACATAGGCAGGTCCAGATCCCGCTACACCGGTTATACCGTCAAGATCCTGCTCCGCCATAGTTTGAGAGAGACCTATAGAGTCGAAGCAACAGCTTAAAATACCCTTATCCCTTTCGGATATATCGGAGGAGAGGGCATACCCGGTGAAGGCCCTGCACACCGAGGCACATATATTTGTCATAGCCCTGGCCCACCGGGCCCCAGGAGCGGCCTTACTCAAAAGCTCCAAATCCACGCAGGCCGCTAGGGAGCAACAAAGGCTACCTCTCAATTTATCCCTATTCTCCCCTATTATCGGGAGTATAAGATGAGGTTTA
The uncultured Dethiosulfovibrio sp. genome window above contains:
- a CDS encoding 4Fe-4S dicluster domain-containing protein, producing the protein MAKAFEVIINKPWCKGCSLCIDICPKKVLALDERQKAEPFEMAKCIGCRQCENMCPDLAITVKEAENNG
- the tsaB gene encoding tRNA (adenosine(37)-N6)-threonylcarbamoyltransferase complex dimerization subunit type 1 TsaB produces the protein MIRRILAIDCSNRFTCLGLVDEGMPVSELNVDLGRSQASLLPSCVDSLLKNSGTSIENIDAIGVTVGPGYFTGIRVALSYGIGLAKGLDVPVVPLSPLEALARAARPSVGDTVIPCIRAGQGAVYCAGFFVGQSGFKEIFAEGERDPEELSSAMSDINVTAGFVVTEERSLVGFASSSKTDKLICIGGFALGETAWLHRVEVRSPHEIQARYYRSPGLGNFSK
- the tsaE gene encoding tRNA (adenosine(37)-N6)-threonylcarbamoyltransferase complex ATPase subunit type 1 TsaE codes for the protein MNRSFRAKTPEDTEYIGASLASAVQPGSIVLLEGDLGAGKTTFVRGLVFGLGGLGVKSPSFTLINEYHGNIPVAHADFYRLERADPRSMGLDEYLDDGWVVVVEWPDRLTSIPPFGGFKAVLKSLDLVDSLDEGIRLITLVSLDEDSGTRLRYLDFAGLEEIQ
- a CDS encoding NAD(P)H-hydrate dehydratase, with protein sequence MTKISRLSSSSLSIQADLKAIKEFSIPSEILMENAGSACAGFAASMTSVGDTVLIMAGVGSNGGDGMVMARHLDRLGRKVFLFIAGDEKKVKGASLTNLLILRSMNIPCVEMSSVSDEFIKDRISESSLVVDALLGTGASGDLRGQVLRAVQAIDGFSPVLSVDGPTGVNMDDGTVSGKAVSSDLTVTMVSKKVGHEIYPGKRYSGKVEVVHIGIASDRITDCAKDEMILVDEGYVRKTYPQTACDSHKYSRGSVLLVAGSDRYPGAAALSSIGALRAGAGVCVLAAPDSVRPYVQRIPEVIFEPLNSKKEIPKILSRWGSSCSVAVLGPGLGRSDLSRDIFTEFWSNSLSSVVVDGDGLFFLPEADLSPAKEVLITPHEGEAARLMGWSRERVSEQRLLVAGSLAGRYGTCLLKGPGSLVCSRQARGVISSGNATLSVAGSGDVLAGAIGALWSRGCIPFDAAALGGWIHGKSGELLSTRSMDGALASEIADKIPDILGGLF
- the acpS gene encoding holo-ACP synthase; protein product: MILGVGVDLCSISRMSRFSRDDHFVNRVFSSEEIDYAFSKHCPARHLASSFAAREAFSKASGLPLAKVAFKSVSVSRSDSGPVLNLKALDEGFLAQISSSRFHLSLSHEGDYAVAFVVMEGDFRHD
- a CDS encoding pyrroline-5-carboxylate reductase; the encoded protein is MVLNKVSVIGAGALGGAVVEGLVRAGVSVWVYDTNPRRLESMSQLGANELSEIEQGLSGFDVVFWALKPHLILPIIGENRDKLRGSLCCSLAACVDLELLSKAAPGARWARAMTNICASVCRAFTGYALSSDISERDKGILSCCFDSIGLSQTMAEQDLDGITGVAGSGPAYVFTILESFIQGGLASGLSAEVSLSAAAMTLIGSSELVLKGGDHPGAYKDRVCTPAGTTIDALRVLEAGGLRTSIIDGVVKATEKSRQVGEALREKLSSNPSDKD